In Streptomyces erythrochromogenes, the DNA window TACGGGGACGTGCACGTCGGTTCCACGAATGGGGGCTACAACGGTGGCCGAGCGAGACATGTTGGCCGCTCCCTCCCGATTGACTGCGGCTGCCGTCGCGCTTCTGCCCCGTCATTGCGTTTCCACACACCTCGATCGCGGCGAGTTTTTCCCCGCGTCCGCGCCGGGCCGCCGCGGGGGCGCCGGGCCGACCCGGGGGCGCCGGGCCGACCCGGGGGACGAGCGCCGCCGCGATGAGCAGGCATACTCCCTTGACGACGACGTACAGACGGCGATCCGTGGAGGCGGACATGAGCGGATTCGGGGACGCGTACCAGCCCGGCGTGGTGGGGGAGGGCTACCCGGCGGGGGACGGCTGGGTGGTGGCGGCGCACGGCGAGCTGGACCAGGACACGCTGAACCCGCTGGAAGAGGCGCTCACCGCGGCCGCCGGCCGGCACGCGACGGTGGTTCTGGACGCCGGCTCCATCACCTTCGGGGACTCCTCGTTCCTGAACCTGCTCCTGCGCC includes these proteins:
- a CDS encoding STAS domain-containing protein, translating into MSGFGDAYQPGVVGEGYPAGDGWVVAAHGELDQDTLNPLEEALTAAAGRHATVVLDAGSITFGDSSFLNLLLRLHHLTGLRIAAPGEQLRRLFAVTGADTVLSLHASVEDALAA